One stretch of Manis pentadactyla isolate mManPen7 chromosome 10, mManPen7.hap1, whole genome shotgun sequence DNA includes these proteins:
- the SRRM2 gene encoding serine/arginine repetitive matrix protein 2 isoform X7 produces MYNGIGLPTPRGSGTNGYVQRNLSLVRGRRGERPDYKGEEELRRLEAALVKRPNPDILDHERKRRVELRCLELEEMMEEQGYEEQQIQEKVATFRLMLLEKDVNPGGKEETPGQRPAVTETHQLAELNEKKNERLRAAFGISDSYVDGSSFDPQRRAREAKQPAPEPPKPYSLVRESSSSRSPTPKQKKKKKKKDRGRRSESSSPRRERKKSSKKKKHRSESESKKRKHRSPTPKSKRKSKDKKRKRSRSTTPAPKSRRAPRSTSADSASSSDTSRSRSRSAAAKTHATALTGKSPSPASGHRGEGDASSREPGTTNTGQPSSLEPSTKQPSSPYEDKDKKEKSAVQPSPSPERSITGPEPPAPALLLAEQHGSSPQPLATTPLSQEPVKPPSEASPTRGHSLPKSPEKLPQSSSESCPPSPQPTKLSRHASSSPESPKPAPAPGSRREISSSPASKSRSHGRVKRDKSHSHTPSRRVGRSRSPATTKRGRSRSRTPTKRGHSRSPQWRRSRSAQRWGRSRSPQRRGRSRSPQRPGWSRSRNTQRRGRSRSARRGRSHSRSPATRGRSRSRTPARRGRSRSRTPARRRSRSRTPTRRRSRSRTPARRGRSRSRTPARRRSRTRSPVRRRSRSRSPAKRSGRSRSRTPARRGWSRSRTPARRSGRSRSRTPARRSGRSRSRTPARRARSRSRSPARRGRSRSRSLVRRGRSHSRTPQRRGRSGSSSERKNKSRTSQRRSRSNSSPEMKKSHVSSRRSRSGSSPRSKAKSHLSLRRSLSGSSPCPKQKSQSPPVRSRSGSSQPKAKSRTPPRRSRSGSSPSNQKSKTPSRQSHSSSSPQPKVKSGTPPRQGCVTSPQANEQSATPQRQSRSESSPDPEVKSRTPSRHSCSGSSPPRVKSSTPPRQSLSGSSSPQPKVKAITSPAQSYSRSSSPSPSRVISKTPPRQSRSESPCSQVESRLVQRHSQSRSSSPDTKVKPGTPPRRSHSESTSPCPKAKPQTPSGHSLSGSRSPCSQEKPKDSAVQSCSGSSLCPVVKSSPPSGESYFDSSLQQKGQSQASPDPRSDTSSPEIRQSHSESPSLQSKSQTSKTGQSRSSSPVAEVAPSSPAKQDGNKLSSPRLKSGMSPEQSRGHSDFSLYPAMDSKSIPGPSRLELSPESKEKMGLLLQEDVAASSPRLRNKLSPLVQDRPEFSPVLKETARTSSGERGSVGSSPDKKDRSNVLAKPSQDEELMELEKSEESSNQVLPHLSPELKEMYGSNVESSLEIEESPTMSATHDQSQSQASLEADIPAVASTWSGPHFSPDHKELSNSPSREDRFGSPLEFRNSGSVAEVNTGFSPEVKDLNGPFPNQLETDPFPDMKEQSRRSSRRSSSELSPDAVGKVGLSSNQSVSSPVLDAVPRTPSRERSSSASPELKDGLPRTPSRRSRSGSSPGLRDGSGTPSRHSLSGSSPGMKDIPRTPSRGRSECDSSPEPKALPQTPRPRSRSLSSPELNKCLTHQRERSGSESSIEQKTVARTPLGQRSPSGSSQELDGKPSTSPQERSESDSSPDSKANARMPLRQGSRSGSSPEVDSKSRPSPLRSRSGSSPEIKEKSRVAPRAQSGSDSSPEPKAPAPRVLPRRSSSGSSSKGRGASPEESSSSESSPEHPPKSRSTRRSSRSSPEPKTKSRTPPRRRSSRSSPELARKARLSRRSRSASSSPETPSRTPPRRRRSPSVSSPEPAEKSRSSRRRRSASSPRTKTTSRRGRSPSPKPRGLQRSRSRSRREKTRTARRRDRSGSSQSTSRRRQRSRSRSRVTRRRRGGSGYHSRSPARQESSRTSSRRRRGRSRTPLASRKRSRSRTSPAPWKRSRSRASPAAHRRSRSRTPLVSRRRSRSRTSPVSRRRSRSRTSVTRRRSRSRASPVSRRRSRSRTPPVTRRRSRSRTPTRRRSRSRTPPVTRRRSRSRTPPVTRRRSRSRTSPVTRRRSRSRTSPVTRRRSRSRTSPVTRRRSRSRTSPVTRRRSRSRTPLAIRRRSRSRTPLLPRKRSRSRSPLAIRRRSRSRTPRTTRGKRSLTRSPPAIRRRSASGSSSDRSRSATPPATRNHSGSRTPPVALSSSRMSCFSRPSMSPTPLDRCRSPGMLEPLGSSRTPMSVLQQAGGSMMDGPGPRIPDHPRTSVPENHAQSRIALALTAISLGTARPPPSMSAAGLAARMSQVPAPVPLMSLRTAPAASLASRIPAASAAAMNLASARTPAIPTAVNLADSRTPAAAAAMNLASPRTAVAPSAVNLADPRTPTAPAVNLAGARTPAALAALSLSGSGTPPSAANYPSSSRTAQAPAPANLVGPRSAHATAPVNIASSRTPPALAPASLTSARMAPALSGANLTSPRVPLSAYERVSGRTSPTLLDRARSRTPPSAPSQSRMTSERAPSPASRMVQVPSQSLLSAGQDHPRSPVPSGFSDQSRSLLVQTTLVAGSQSLSSGMVAKTTSSAGDHNGMLSGPAPGASHPEGGEPPASVGAQQPSALAALQPAKERRSSSSSSSSSSSSSSSSSSSSSSSSSGSSSSDSEGSSLPIQQPEAALKRAPSPAPAPKEPVREGRPQELTPAKRKRRSSSSSSSSSSSSSSSSSSSSSSSSSSSSSSSSSSSSSSTSSSPSPAKPGPQALPKPASPKKPPPGERRSRSPRKPIDSLRDSRSLSYSPAERRHPSPQPSPRDQQSSERGPRRGQRGDSRSPGHKRRRETPSPHPVRHRSSRSP; encoded by the exons ATGTACAACGGGATCGGGCTGCCGACGCCCCGGGGCAGCGGCACCAACGGCTACGTCCAGCGCAACCTGTCCCTGGTGCGGGGCCGCCGGGGTGAGCGGCCTGACTACAAGGGAGAGGAGGAACTGCGGCGCCTGGAGGCTGCCCTGGTGAAGCGGCCTAATCCTGACATCCTGGACCACGAGCGCAAGCGGCGCGTGGAGCTGCGATGCCTCGAGCTGGAGGAGATGATGGAAGAGCAGGG GTACGAGGAACAGCAAATTCAGGAAAAAGTGGCGACCTTTCGACTCATGTTGCTGGAGAAGGATGTGAACCCTGGGGGCAAGGAGGAGACCCCAGGGCAGAGGCCAGC AGTAACTGAGACTCACCAGTTGGCAGAATTGAATGAAAAGAAGAATGAGCGACTTCGTGCTGCCTTTGGCATCAGTGATTCCTATGTGGATGGCAGCTCTTTTGATCCTCAGCGTCGTGCTCGAGaagctaaacaaccagctcccGAGCCTCCCAAACCTTACAG CCTTGTTCGGGAGTCCAGCAGTTCTCGTTCACCAAccccaaagcaaaagaaaaagaaaaagaagaaagatagaGGGCG CAGGTCAGAGAGCAGCTCTCCTCGACGAGAGAGGAAGAAGAGCTCTAAGAAGAAGAAGCACAG GTCAGAATCTGAATCCAAGAAACGGAAGCATAG GTCTCCCACTCCAAAGAGCAAACGTAAATCTAAGGACAAAAAGCGGAAGCG GTCACGAAGTACAACACCAGCTCCCAAGAGCCGCCGGGCCCCTCGTTCAACTTCTGCTGACTCTGCTTCTTCTTCTGACACGTCTCGCAGTCG GTCTCGAAGTGCTGCAGCAAAAACTCATGCAACAGCCTTGACTGGGAAAAGTCCTTCCCCTGCTTCAGGGCATCGAGGGGAGGGAGATGCATCTTCCAGGGAACCAGGCACCACCAACACAGGGCAGCCTAGCAGCCTCGAGCCTTCTACAAAGCAGCCTAGCAGCCCTTACGAAGACAAAGACAAGAAAGAG AAATCTGCAGTTCAACCTAGTCCCTCTCCGGAAAGGAGCATCACAGGCCCAGAACCACCTGCTCCCGCCCTGCTCCTTGCTGAGCAACATGGCAGCTCCCCACAACCTCTTGCAACAACCCCCTTAAGTCAGGAGCCAGTGAAACCCCCATCTGAGGCATCCCCAACACGGGGCCACTCACTGCCTAAGTCTCCTGAGAAACTTCCCCAGTCATCTTCTGAGAGCTGTCCACCATCCCCTCAACCGACCAAACTTTCTCGGCATGCCAGCTCTTCCCCTGAAAGTCCTAAGCCCGCACCAGCTCCTGGGTCCCGCCGAGAAATTTCTTCTTCTCCCGCATCTAAGAGTCGCTCACATGGTCGAGTAAAGCGGGATAAGTCACATTCTCATACTCCTTCTCGTAGGGTGGGGAGGTCCCGAAGCCCTGCCACCACTAAGAGGGGGCGGTCTCGGTCTCGAACCCCCACCAAGAGAGGCCATTCTCGGTCCCCTCAGTGGCGTAGGTCCAGGTCTGCACAGAGGTGGGGACGATCTAGAAGCCCCCAGCGACGTGGCCGCTCTAGGTCTCCTCAGCGACCAGGCTGGTCCAGGAGCAGAAATACCCAGAGAAGAGGCAGGTCTAGATCAGCAAGGCGAGGCAGGTCACACTCTAGATCGCCAGCCACTAGGGGCAGGTCTCGTTCTAGAACGCCAGCTAGGCGGGGCAGGTCTCGTTCTAGAACGCCAGCCAGGCGGAGATCACGATCCAGAACACCTACTAGGCGTAGATCTCGGTCCAGAACACCAGCCCGGAGGGGTAGGTCTCGCTCCAGAACACCTGCTAGGCGCAGATCTAGGACCCGATCACCAGTACGACGGAGGTCTCGTAGTAGATCGCCAGCCAAGAGAAGTGGCAGGTCACGCTCTAGAACCCCAGCCAGGCGTGGTTGGTCACGCTCTAGAACCCCAGCTAGACGAAGTGGTCGGTCACGCTCCAGAACCCCAGCTAGACGAAGTGGTCGGTCACGCTCCAGAACTCCAGCTAGGAGAGCAAGATCTCGGTCTAGGAGTCCAGCAAGAAGAGGAAGATCCCGGAGTAGAAGTCTAGTTAGACGGGGAAGGTCTCATTCTAGAACACCACAAAGAAGAGGCAGGTCTGGTTCGTCTTCAGAGCGGAAGAACAAATCCAGAACATCACAGAGAAGGAGCAGGTCCAACTCAAGCCCAGAAATGAAAAAATCCCATGTTTCTTCGAGGCGGAGCAGGTCTGGCTCTTCACCACGGTCCAAAGCAAAATCTCACTTGTCCTTGAGACGAAGTCTTTCAGGGTCCTCTCCATGCCCTAAACAAAAGTCTCAAAGCCCGCCAGTGCGCAGTCGCTCTGGATCATCTCAGCCTAAAGCTAAATCTAGAACACCACCAAGGCGAAGTCGCTCTGGTTCTTCACCCTCTAATCAGAAATCTAAAACACCATCCAGGCAGAGTCATTCCAGTTCATCTCCTCAACCTAAAGTGAAATCTGGAACGCCACCCAGGCAAGGGTGTGTAACAAGTCCCCAGGCAAATGAACAATCTGCAACACCACAAAGACAGAGCCGTTCAGAATCATCACCTGACCCTGAGGTAAAATCTAGGACCCCTTCAAGACATAGCTGCTCTGGATCCTCTCCTCCAAGAGTGAAATCTAGCACACCTCCCAGACAGAGCCTGTCTGGGTCGTCATCTCCACAACCCAAAGTAAAGGCAATAACGTCACCAGCCCAAAGCTATTCTCGCTCCTCTTCTCCAAGTCCTAGTAGGGTGATATCTAAAACACCGCCAAGGCAAAGCAGATCAGAGTCTCCCTGTTCCCAGGTAGAATCTAGATTGGTGCAAAGACACAGTCAGTCTAGGTCCTCCTCACCAGATACCAAAGTGAAACCTGGAACACCACCAAGACGAAGTCACTCAGAGTCTACTTCACCATGCCCCAAAGCAAAGCCCCAAACTCCATCAGGGCACAGTCTTTCTGGATCAAGGTCACCATGTTCCCAAGAGAAGCCTAAAGACTCAGCAGTACAGAGTTGCTCTGGATCCTCCCTCTGTCCAGTAGTAAAGTCTAGCCCACCTTCAGGAGAGAGCTATTTCGACTCATCTCTGCAGCAGAAAGGACAATCTCAAGCTTCACCAGACCCCAGATCTGATACTTCAAGTCCAGAAATAAGACAGAGTCACTCTGAATCTCCATCTCTGCAGAGCAAGTCTCAAACATCTAAGACTGGCCAGTCTAGGTCCTCATCTCCAGTTGCTGAGGTAGCACCCAGTTCTCCAGCAAAACAAGATGGAAACAAATTGTCAAGTCCTAGGCTGAAATCTGGAATGTCTCCTGAGCAGAGCAGGGGCCATTCAGACTTTTCTCTGTATCCTGCAATGGACTCTAAATCTATTCCTGGGCCGAGTAGATTGGAACTTTCTCCTGAATCAAAAGAGAAAATGGGTTTACTCCTTCAGGAGGATGTTGCTGCATCATCTCCTAGACTGAGAAACAAATTGAGTCCTCTAGTTCAGGATAGGCCTGAATTCTCACCAGTACTCAAAGAGACAGCTAGAACCTCATCAGGAGAAAGAGGTAGTGTTGGGTCATCTCCAGATAAAAAAGACCGAAGCAATGTGTTAGCTAAGCCAAGCCAAGATGAAGAATTAATGGAGTTAGAGAAATCAGAAGAGTCTTCAAACCAGGTCCTACCCCATTTGTCTCCAGAACTTAAAGAAATGTATGGAAGTAACGTTGAATCATCTCTTGAAATAGAAGAAAGTCCTACCATGTCTGCAACTCACGACCAAAGCCAGTCACAGGCTTCTTTGGAAGCAGACATCCCTGCAGTGGCCTCAACGTGGAGTGGGCCACATTTTTCTCCAGATCATAAAGAACTGTCTAACTCCCCTTCCAGGGAAGACAGGTTTGGATCACCTTTAGAATTTAGAAATTCAGGCTCTGTTGCAGAAGTGAATACTGGGTTTTCTCCTGAGGTCAAAGATTTGAATGGCCCTTTTCCTAATCAGTTGGAAACAGATCCATTTCCAGACATGAAAGAACAATCAAGAAGGTCCTCCAGACGCAGCAGTTCTGAGTTATCCCCAGATGCAGTGGGAAAAGTAGGACTGTCTTCAAATCAAAGTGTCTCTTCACCGGTTCTTGATGCTGTCCCCAGAACACCCTCGAGAGAAAGAAGCAGTTCTGCTTCTCCTGAACTGAAGGATGGTTTACCCAGAACTCCTTCAAGGAGAAGCAGGTCTGGGTCTTCCCCAGGACTTCGAGATGGGTCTGGGACTCCCTCAAGGCACAGCTTATCCGGGTCTTCTCCTGGAATGAAAGATATACCTAGAACACCGTCCAGGGGGAGAAGTGAATGTGATTCTTCTCCAGAACCAAAAGCTTTGCCCCAGACTCCTAGGCCAAGGAGTCGTTCTCTATCATCCCCAGAGCTCAACAAGTGTCTTACCCACCAGAGAGAAAGAAGTGGGTCAGAATCATCAATTGAACAGAAGACTGTAGCTAGGACGCCTCTTGGGCAGAGAAGTCCATCTGGATCTTCTCAAGAACTTGATGGGAAACCCAGTACATCCCCTCAGGAAAGAAGTGAGTCAGACTCTTCTCCTGATTCTAAAGCTAATGCACGAATGCCACTTAGACAGGGGAGTCGCTCTGGATCATCTCCAGAGGTGGACAGCAAGTCCCGACCTTCTCCTCTGCGTAGTAGGTCTGGCTCATCCCCTGAAATTAAAGAAAAGTCAAGAGTAGCACCCAGGGCACAGAGTGGTTCTGATTCCTCTCCTGAACCCAAGGCGCCTGCCCCTCGGGTCCTTCCTAGACGGAGCAGCTCAGGTTCATCAAGCAAAGGTAGAGGTGCTTCTCCCGAAGAAAGCAGCAGTTCTGAGTCCTCTCCAGAACACCCACCAAAGTCCAGATCTACTAGAAGAAGCTCTAGGTCGTCACCAGAGCCCAAGACCAAGTCTCGCACTCCACCTCGGCGTCGTAGCTCTCGATCATCTCCTGAGCTGGCTAGAAAGGCCAGGCTTTCACGGAGAAGTCGCTCTGCATCATCCTCGCCAGAGACCCCCTCGAGAACTCCCCCAAGACGCCGGAGAAGTCCCTCAGTGTCTTCCCCAGAGCCAGCTGAAAAGTCAAGATCCTCGCGCCGGCGGCGTTCGGCTTCATCCCCACGTACTAAGACAACATCGAGGAGGGGCCGTTCTCCTTCACCAAAGCCTCGTGGGCTCCAGAGGTCCCGTTCCCGCTCAAGGAGGGAGAAAACCAGAACAGCCCGACGTCGAGATAGGTCTGGGTCTTCACAGTCAACCTCTCGGAGAAGGCAGCGGAGCAGGTCAAGGTCTAGGGTAACTCGGCGGCGGAGGGGAGGCTCAGGTTACCACTCAAGGTCTCCTGCCCGGCAGGAGAGTTCCCGAACTTCGTCTCGACGCCGAAGAGGCCGCTCTCGGACACCCTTGGCCAGTCGAAAGCGTTCTCGTTCACGCACATCACCAGCCCCGTGGAAACGCTCCAGATCTCGGGCCTCTCCAGCCGCTCACCGGCGATCCAGATCCAGAACACCTCTGGTCAGCCGACGTCGGTCCAGGTCTCGAACTTCACCGGTCAGTCGGAGACGATCAAGGTCCAGGACATCAGTGACTCGACGAAGATCTCGATCCAGAGCATCTCCAGTGAGCCGAAGGAGATCCAGGTCCAGAACACCACCAGTAACCCGCCGTCGGTCAAGGTCCAGAACACCGACTCGCCGGCGCTCCCGTTCTAGAACTCCACCAGTGACTCGCAGAAGGTCCAGATCTAGAACCCCACCAGTAACCAGGAGGCGGTCTCGAAGCAGAACCTCTCCAGTCACTCGCAGAAGATCGAGATCCAGAACATCTCCCGTCACCCGTAGGAGATCTCGCTCTCGCACGTCTCCAGTGACCCGAAGGAGGTCCCGCTCACGAACCTCTCCAGTGACACGCCGCCGATCCAGGTCCCGAACTCCTCTGGCTATTCGACGCCGCTCTAGGTCTCGAACCCCACTGTTGCCTCGCAAACGTTCTCGAAGTCGCTCACCACTTGCCATCCGCCGCCGTTCTAGATCGCGTACTCCGAGAACAACTCGGGGCAAACGGTCCTTAACAAGGTCTCCCCCGGCCATCCGCAGGCGCTCTGCGTCTGGAAGTAGTTCTGATCGTTCGCGTTCTGCTACTCCTCCAGCCACACGGAATCACTCTGGGTCCCGGACACCTCCAGTAGCACTTAGTAGCTCCAGAATGAGCTGCTTCAGTCGTCCCAGCATGTCACCAACTCCCCTGGACCGCTGTAGGTCTCCTGGAATGCTCGAACCTCTTGGCAGCTCTAGAACACCCATGTCTGTTCTTCAGCAAGCTGGGGGCTCCATGATGGATGGCCCAGGTCCCCGAATTCCTGATCACCCGAGAACATCTGTGCCAGAAAATCATGCTCAGTCAAGAATCGCACTTGCCCTGACAGCTATCAGTCTTGGCACTGCGCGGCCACCTCCATCCATGTCTGCTGCTGGCCTTGCTGCAAGAATGTCACAGGTTCCTGCTCCAGTGCCTCTCATGAGTCTCAGAACGGCCCCAGCTGCCAGCCTTGCCAGCAGGATTCCTGCGGCCTCTGCAGCAGCTATGAACctggccagtgccaggacacctGCCATACCAACAGCAGTGAACCTGGCTGACTCCAGAACGCCAGCTGCAGCGGCCGCCATGAACTTGGCTAGCCCCAGAACAGCAGTGGCACCTTCTGCTGTGAACCTTGCTGACCCTCGTACCCCCACGGCCCCAGCTGTGAACCTGGCAGGAGCCAGAACCCCAGCTGCTTTGGCAGCTTTGAGTCTCTCGGGCTCTGGCACACCTCCGAGCGCTGCAAACTACCCCTCTAGCTCCAGAACAGCTCAGGCTCCAGCCCCTGCAAACCTGGTGGGTCCTAGATCTGCACATGCCACAGCTCCTGTGAATATTGCCAGCTCAAGAACCCCTCCAGCCTTGGCCCCTGCAAGCCTTACCAGTGCTAGAATGGCTCCAGCCTTGTCTGGTGCAAACCTCACCAGCCCCAGGGTGCCCCTCTCTGCCTATGAGCGTGTTAGTGGCAGAACCTCACCAACGCTCCTTGACCGAGCCAGATCCAGAACCCCACCATCTGCCCCAAGCCAGTCTAGAATGACCTCTGAGCGGGCTCCCTCTCCTGCCTCTAGGATGGTCCAGGTTCCTTCCCAGTCTCTTCTCTCTGCAGGTCAGGATCACCCTAGGTCCCCGGTGCCCTCTGGTTTTTCTGACCAATCCCGATCTTTGCTTGTCCAGACCACCCTGGTAGCAGGGTCTCAGTCTCTTTCCTCCGGGATGGTGGCCAAGACCACGTCCTCTGCTGGTGACCATAATGGCATGCTCTCTGGCCCTGCCCCTGGGGCGTCCCACCCTGAAGGTGGGGAACCACCTGCCTCTGTGGGGGCCCAGCAGCCTTCCGCATTGGCCGCCCTGCAGCCGGCAAAGGAGCGGCGGagctcttcctcctcctcgtcctctaGCTCCTCCTCTTCATCGTCGTCGTCCTCCTCTTCGTCATCCTCGTCCTCTGGCTCCAGTTCTAGCGACTCGGAGGGCTCCAGCCTTCCCattcagcagcctgaggcagcccTGAAAAG GGCGCCCAGTCCTGCCCCGGCCCCGAAGGAGCCCGTTCGAGAGGGTCGTCCTCAGGAGCTGACCCCAGCCAAGCGAAAGAGGCGCTCCAGCAGCTCCAgttccagctcctcctcctcttcctcctcctcctcctcctcctcctcttcctcctcctcctcttcctcttcctcctcctcctcctcctcctcttcctcttctacttcctcttccccctcccctgcTAAGCCTGGCCCCCAGGCCTTGCCCAAACCTGCGAGCCCCAAGAAGCCGCCCCCTGGCGAACGGAG GTCCCGCAGTCCCCGGAAGCCAATAGACTCCCTCCGGGACTCCCGTTCCCTCAGCTACTCGCCTGCAGAGCGCcgccacccctcaccccagccctctCCCCGGGACCAGCAGAG CAGCGAGCGGGGTCCCCGGAGAGGCCAACGTGGGGACAGTCGCTCCCCAGGCCACAAGCGCAGGAGGGAGACTCCTAGCCCCCACCCAGTGCGGCACCGCTCCTCCAG GTCTCCGTGA